In Candidatus Blochmannia vicinus, one DNA window encodes the following:
- the dnaX gene encoding DNA polymerase III subunit gamma/tau produces MNYQVLARKWRPKKFSDIVGQKHIIKAITHSFSLNKIHQAYILTGTRGVGKTTIARLFAKGLNCEQGLTSNMCGQCNNCQDIESGCFIDLIEIDAASRTKVEDTREFLNNVQYMPSRGRFKVYLIDEVHMLSRHSFNALLKTLEEPPAHVKFILITTEYQKLPATILSRCLQFCLKPLSISHIITQLTYIFNKENIKIESSALEILAHASKGSMRDALSLAEQAIVLGNNEITNNVIDDMFGILNIEHPLSLIENLIHGSIHDIMHQIENYEILGIDWDNLLSEILTILQKIAIGQFLLNSIKKESNNTIQNINQRIYKLSNHITPENVQLYYQIFLLGRRELPYTPNHRMGIEMTMLRAFAFRPDENTTNKKCNNDNNNVSSDFIRSNNNRIFNTNDKQPTIIGDIQPKNNNQDKSLLNTTNQKKINDMLCLNVKKSNNNTNNTKSKSPKPTSNIDNITTTSKILEARSKLLQYKENNKLNKIEKKSNLISKSQKTTKGILERFSNINKNVIKNNSNNNINKINKDLLNSLEYNKNDNNNKNCSKNHQNMSNFTKEILQQAMRNDSWTSQIYRLTLPKTAKKLVMNSWKEKISSNEICLHVRSNYQHLNSIKLHEIIQESLSNNIGIPITLHIKKDDNYDIKTPIEHMYILYKEKISKIKQEFSKDPYIKIIKTFFDAEIDENEIKII; encoded by the coding sequence ATGAATTATCAAGTACTTGCCCGTAAGTGGCGTCCAAAGAAATTTTCCGATATTGTGGGACAAAAACATATTATTAAAGCAATTACACATAGTTTTTCATTAAATAAAATTCACCAAGCTTATATATTAACCGGAACAAGAGGAGTAGGAAAGACTACCATTGCCCGATTATTTGCAAAAGGATTAAACTGCGAACAAGGATTAACATCTAATATGTGCGGGCAATGTAATAATTGCCAAGATATTGAATCAGGCTGTTTTATTGATCTTATCGAAATAGATGCAGCATCACGTACTAAAGTAGAAGATACCAGAGAATTTTTAAATAACGTACAATACATGCCATCACGAGGTCGCTTTAAAGTATACCTCATAGATGAAGTACATATGTTATCACGTCACAGTTTTAATGCTTTATTAAAAACATTAGAAGAACCACCTGCTCATGTCAAATTTATTTTAATTACTACTGAATATCAAAAATTACCAGCAACCATATTATCGCGATGCCTACAATTTTGCCTAAAACCACTAAGCATTTCTCATATTATAACTCAACTAACATATATCTTTAATAAAGAAAATATAAAGATAGAATCTTCTGCTTTAGAAATATTAGCTCACGCATCAAAAGGAAGTATGCGTGATGCGCTTAGTTTAGCCGAACAAGCTATTGTATTAGGCAATAACGAAATAACCAATAATGTCATTGATGATATGTTTGGTATATTAAATATAGAACATCCACTATCTTTAATTGAAAACTTAATACACGGAAGTATACATGACATAATGCACCAAATAGAAAACTATGAAATTTTAGGAATTGATTGGGATAATCTTTTAAGTGAAATACTTACTATCTTACAAAAAATAGCTATAGGTCAATTTCTATTGAATTCTATAAAAAAAGAAAGTAATAATACTATACAAAATATAAACCAACGCATATATAAATTAAGCAATCATATTACCCCAGAAAATGTACAATTATATTATCAAATATTTCTATTAGGTCGTCGAGAATTACCTTATACTCCTAACCATCGTATGGGAATAGAAATGACCATGCTGCGCGCATTTGCTTTTCGTCCAGACGAAAATACAACAAATAAAAAATGTAATAATGATAATAACAATGTATCTTCAGATTTTATTCGTTCAAATAATAATCGTATATTCAATACAAACGATAAACAACCTACTATCATTGGTGATATTCAACCAAAAAATAATAATCAAGATAAAAGTCTATTAAATACAACAAACCAAAAGAAAATAAACGATATGTTATGTTTAAATGTAAAAAAATCTAATAATAATACCAATAACACCAAATCAAAATCACCAAAACCTACATCTAACATCGATAATATAACTACTACTTCTAAAATATTGGAAGCTCGTTCAAAACTATTACAATATAAAGAAAACAACAAATTAAATAAAATAGAAAAAAAATCAAATTTAATTTCAAAATCTCAAAAAACAACAAAAGGCATATTAGAACGATTTTCCAACATTAATAAAAACGTTATAAAAAATAATTCTAATAACAACATTAATAAAATTAATAAAGATTTATTAAATTCTTTAGAATACAATAAGAATGATAATAATAACAAAAACTGTAGTAAAAATCATCAAAATATGTCTAATTTCACAAAAGAAATACTTCAACAAGCAATGAGAAACGATTCATGGACATCACAAATATACCGATTGACATTGCCAAAAACAGCAAAAAAATTAGTTATGAATTCTTGGAAAGAAAAAATTTCTTCAAATGAAATATGCCTACATGTTCGTTCTAATTATCAACATTTAAATTCTATAAAATTGCATGAAATAATACAGGAATCACTTAGCAATAATATCGGTATACCAATCACACTGCATATAAAAAAGGATGATAATTACGACATAAAAACACCAATAGAACATATGTATATTTTATATAAAGAAAAAATATCAAAAATAAAACAAGAATTTTCAAAAGATCCATATATCAAAATAATCAAAACTTTTTTTGATGCTGAAATTGACGAAAATGAGATTAAAATAATTTAA
- the apt gene encoding adenine phosphoribosyltransferase, which translates to MMHVMDQQLELIKKNIKFVPNYPKQGILFRDITELLKNPQAYSTSITLLAHHYQDYKLTKIVGIEARGFLFSAPLALILKLGFIPARKSGRLPRATISEPYILEYDSGCLEIHADSIIPGDKVLIIDDLLATGGTIAAVVKLIRRLGGEVNHAGFLIDLENLGGKSLLKKIGINSYSLVMFSDY; encoded by the coding sequence ATGATGCATGTTATGGATCAACAATTAGAATTAATCAAAAAAAATATTAAATTTGTACCTAATTACCCAAAACAAGGCATTTTATTTCGCGATATAACTGAATTATTAAAAAATCCACAAGCATATTCAACAAGCATTACTCTTCTAGCCCATCATTATCAAGACTATAAATTAACTAAAATAGTAGGAATAGAAGCAAGAGGATTTTTATTTAGCGCTCCATTAGCATTAATATTGAAGCTGGGTTTTATCCCTGCTCGTAAATCAGGGAGATTACCGCGCGCAACTATTAGTGAACCATATATTTTAGAGTATGATAGTGGATGCCTAGAAATACATGCCGATTCTATTATACCAGGTGATAAAGTTTTAATTATAGATGATTTATTAGCGACAGGCGGAACAATTGCAGCAGTAGTAAAATTAATTAGACGATTGGGAGGAGAAGTAAACCATGCTGGATTTCTAATAGATTTAGAAAATTTAGGTGGTAAATCATTATTAAAAAAAATAGGAATAAATTCTTACAGTTTAGTAATGTTTTCTGATTATTAA